Proteins encoded together in one Nostoc sp. PCC 7524 window:
- a CDS encoding heavy metal translocating P-type ATPase, with the protein MQLVPKTQLDPEPTPTIEKILLDVGGMKCAGCVSAVERQLTQYPGVKSACVNLATEVAVVESETGAVDPEGLAQKLTAAGFPTQLRQANHQVTDKSPLADPRERQQQQMRAAWRQLIIAGLLLVFSSVGHLGNFGSPILSSLTNIWFHCGLATVALLIPGRSILVDGWLGWRRNAPNMNTLVGLGTVTAYTASLIALLFPQLGWECFFDEPVMMLGFILLGRTLEQQARGRAAAAFRQLLALQPQVARLIPNPDLEKVGLGTNSVEIPAEQVRVGEWVQVLPGDKIPVDGEVRFGQTTIDESMLTGEAVPVIKQVGDAVAAGTINQSGAIAIQATRTGSDTTLAHIVALVEAAQTRKAPVQKLADTVAGYFTYGVLTASVLTFIFWYFCGTHIWPHTTLSEGLAMMSHAAHTMSHSQLSIHHSPLVISLKLAIAVMVVACPCALGLATPTAILVGTGIGAERGLLIKGGDVLEKVHQLDTIVFDKTGTLTTGNPKVTDCLGIGDWEEAGEAREAGEEKSNIPLSIQHAAQRPASANTTQHSLIQLAAAVESGTYHPLAKAIQQEAKRLELSIPEAVDFHTEPGLGVSAVVAGETVLLGNWEWLSWHGIAIAETAQQAANKLAAEGKTVVGVAIAGTLAGLIGVQDTLRTDAHDTVERLRQMGLRVMLLSGDRPEVASAIAQKLGINSADVMAGVPPSKKAGIIQELQAQSAQQVAMVGDGINDAPALSQADVGIALHSGTDVAMETAQIVLMRDRLSDVVEAIQLSRATFNKIQQNLFWAFAYNTIGIPLAAGVLLPNSGFVLSPASAAALMAFSSVSVVTNSVLLRRAANRW; encoded by the coding sequence ATGCAACTTGTCCCGAAAACTCAGCTTGATCCAGAACCAACCCCGACTATAGAAAAAATTTTGCTGGATGTTGGGGGTATGAAGTGTGCTGGCTGTGTCAGTGCCGTAGAGCGACAGTTAACCCAATATCCAGGTGTCAAGAGTGCCTGTGTGAATCTGGCTACAGAGGTAGCAGTGGTAGAGTCAGAAACTGGTGCTGTAGATCCAGAGGGATTAGCCCAGAAATTAACAGCTGCCGGATTCCCTACTCAACTCCGGCAAGCTAATCATCAAGTAACAGACAAATCTCCACTAGCAGATCCCAGAGAACGACAGCAACAACAAATGCGTGCGGCATGGCGGCAATTGATCATTGCTGGGTTGCTGCTAGTGTTTTCTAGTGTTGGACATTTGGGTAATTTTGGCAGTCCCATCTTATCCTCGTTAACTAATATCTGGTTCCACTGTGGACTGGCAACAGTAGCACTATTAATTCCAGGCCGCTCAATTTTAGTAGATGGTTGGCTAGGTTGGCGACGTAATGCCCCCAACATGAATACGTTAGTGGGATTGGGAACTGTCACCGCTTACACAGCCAGCTTGATAGCACTACTGTTTCCCCAACTGGGTTGGGAGTGCTTTTTTGATGAGCCAGTCATGATGCTGGGCTTTATTTTGTTGGGTAGGACTTTAGAACAACAAGCTAGAGGTAGGGCTGCCGCAGCATTTCGGCAATTGCTGGCACTCCAACCACAAGTAGCGAGATTGATTCCTAACCCAGACTTAGAAAAGGTGGGATTGGGAACAAATAGTGTAGAAATTCCCGCAGAACAGGTACGAGTGGGAGAATGGGTGCAAGTGCTACCAGGAGATAAAATCCCTGTTGATGGTGAGGTGCGCTTTGGGCAAACAACGATAGATGAATCGATGTTGACAGGGGAGGCAGTGCCAGTCATCAAACAAGTAGGCGATGCAGTGGCAGCAGGTACGATTAATCAATCAGGTGCGATCGCTATTCAAGCCACCCGTACTGGCAGCGATACCACATTGGCACATATTGTTGCCCTAGTAGAAGCCGCCCAAACTCGCAAAGCCCCTGTACAGAAATTAGCAGATACCGTAGCAGGTTACTTTACCTATGGTGTATTGACTGCTTCTGTCTTGACATTTATCTTTTGGTACTTTTGCGGCACTCATATTTGGCCTCATACCACTCTCTCAGAGGGTTTAGCCATGATGAGTCACGCCGCCCATACTATGTCCCATTCCCAACTCTCCATTCACCACTCCCCACTGGTGATTAGTTTAAAACTAGCGATCGCCGTCATGGTTGTCGCTTGTCCCTGCGCTTTAGGATTAGCTACACCAACCGCCATTCTTGTCGGTACGGGCATTGGTGCAGAACGGGGTTTATTGATTAAAGGCGGCGACGTTCTAGAAAAGGTACATCAGCTCGACACAATTGTTTTCGATAAAACCGGCACACTCACCACAGGTAATCCCAAAGTTACTGATTGTTTAGGGATTGGGGACTGGGAAGAAGCAGGGGAAGCAAGGGAAGCAGGGGAAGAAAAATCCAATATCCCACTCAGCATTCAGCACGCTGCTCAACGCCCAGCTTCCGCTAACACAACTCAGCACTCCCTCATTCAACTCGCTGCGGCTGTAGAAAGCGGTACATATCACCCCTTAGCTAAAGCGATTCAGCAAGAAGCAAAACGCCTGGAGTTATCTATCCCAGAGGCTGTAGACTTCCACACAGAGCCAGGATTGGGTGTATCGGCGGTGGTGGCAGGTGAAACGGTACTTTTGGGTAACTGGGAATGGTTAAGCTGGCATGGCATTGCGATTGCGGAAACAGCCCAACAAGCAGCAAACAAGCTAGCAGCAGAGGGGAAAACAGTTGTGGGTGTGGCAATTGCCGGCACTTTAGCTGGACTGATTGGTGTGCAAGATACTTTGAGAACAGATGCCCACGATACCGTAGAAAGGTTGCGTCAGATGGGTTTGCGGGTGATGCTACTCAGTGGCGATCGCCCAGAAGTTGCCAGTGCGATCGCACAAAAATTGGGTATAAATAGTGCTGATGTCATGGCAGGCGTTCCCCCCAGCAAAAAAGCCGGTATTATCCAAGAATTGCAAGCACAATCTGCCCAGCAAGTGGCGATGGTTGGCGATGGGATCAATGATGCTCCTGCTTTGTCACAAGCAGATGTTGGCATTGCTTTACACTCAGGTACAGATGTCGCCATGGAAACAGCTCAAATCGTCCTAATGCGCGATCGCCTCAGTGACGTTGTGGAAGCCATTCAACTGAGTCGAGCCACCTTCAATAAAATTCAGCAAAATTTATTCTGGGCTTTTGCCTATAACACCATTGGTATTCCTCTCGCCGCAGGTGTTTTATTACCAAACTCCGGTTTTGTCCTCAGTCCTGCTAGTGCTGCGGCCTTAATGGCTTTTAGCTCAGTAAGTGTAGTGACAAACTCTGTATTATTACGTAGAGCGGCTAATCGTTGGTAA
- a CDS encoding TM2 domain-containing protein, whose amino-acid sequence MANLNPSQTNKQLLAGYCGIIFGGFGIHKFILGYAPEGFIMLVITLVGGSFSYGITLLIMQLVGLIEGMIYLNKSPEEFVDTYIVNKQGWF is encoded by the coding sequence ATGGCAAATCTCAATCCTAGTCAAACTAACAAACAATTACTAGCTGGATACTGTGGCATTATTTTTGGAGGTTTTGGGATACATAAATTCATTTTGGGATACGCTCCCGAAGGATTTATTATGCTAGTCATAACTTTAGTTGGTGGTTCTTTTTCCTACGGAATTACATTGCTAATTATGCAACTCGTCGGCTTGATTGAAGGCATGATTTATTTAAACAAATCCCCCGAAGAATTTGTTGATACTTATATAGTAAATAAGCAGGGTTGGTTTTAG
- a CDS encoding CPBP family intramembrane glutamic endopeptidase, with translation MTIKRLVLIFLTLVAGLLAVSSLYSSWQEPQFQTRLELYQTNLALQAQAWQPTDSQDDESYEVIRAAILGEKPLESATKEYQQTRESVQTNLLKVQNRIAQLSSVPPTPAPPKPLPTESPTTQISSSGKEQQLQQSLKQLQKFLGELDLQLGILQAQQGQTDTALKTWSELQQRSDIQPEIATTATVLSGLWSDPPRILPDAQQFITQNLDGWFRSTTLTKLYQLQQRQEPLSTVQAAQQETASQAVIKLAVIGTVPTLAAFIGLVLLIFLVAQRLLKGKEALLAQNADLAWTTPWDGETILQVFVVGFFFMGQVIVPSLLLLLPIPRPIASVRLQAVAVLISYILVASGALSVLYFSIKRFFPLPRLWFRWQWLDNWLWWGLGGYCAALPIVILVSLINQQLWQGQGGSNPLLQLALESQDFIALGIFYLTAAIAAPLFEEVLFRGFLLPSLTRYLPVWGSILASALLFAIAHLSLSEILPLTALGIVLGVVYTRSRNLLAPMLLHSLWNSGTLLSLFLLGSSN, from the coding sequence ATGACAATTAAGCGACTGGTTTTAATATTTCTGACGCTGGTAGCAGGCTTGTTAGCAGTTTCATCTCTATACAGTAGTTGGCAAGAACCACAGTTTCAAACTCGCTTGGAACTGTACCAAACTAATCTGGCTCTCCAAGCACAAGCTTGGCAACCAACAGATAGTCAAGATGATGAAAGCTACGAGGTAATTAGAGCCGCCATACTAGGGGAAAAACCTCTAGAAAGTGCTACCAAGGAATATCAGCAAACCCGTGAATCCGTACAAACTAATTTGCTAAAAGTGCAGAACCGTATTGCACAACTAAGTTCTGTCCCTCCCACTCCCGCACCTCCTAAACCATTACCAACAGAATCTCCCACAACTCAAATCTCTAGTTCCGGAAAAGAACAACAGTTGCAGCAGTCCCTTAAGCAACTGCAAAAATTCTTGGGGGAACTAGACTTACAACTAGGCATTTTACAAGCACAGCAAGGACAGACGGATACAGCCCTCAAAACTTGGAGCGAATTACAACAACGCTCGGATATTCAACCAGAAATTGCGACAACTGCTACTGTGTTGAGTGGATTATGGAGTGATCCCCCACGCATTTTGCCTGATGCTCAACAATTTATTACGCAAAATTTAGATGGTTGGTTTCGCTCTACAACCTTAACTAAACTTTACCAACTCCAGCAGCGACAAGAACCTTTATCAACAGTGCAAGCCGCACAACAAGAAACTGCTAGCCAAGCGGTGATTAAGTTAGCAGTCATTGGTACAGTCCCGACTTTAGCCGCTTTCATTGGGCTGGTGCTGTTAATTTTCTTAGTTGCTCAACGCTTATTGAAGGGAAAAGAAGCTCTATTAGCTCAAAATGCTGATTTAGCTTGGACAACACCTTGGGATGGAGAAACCATTTTACAGGTTTTTGTCGTCGGCTTTTTCTTCATGGGACAGGTGATTGTACCCTCTTTGCTCTTGCTACTTCCTATCCCCCGTCCCATTGCCAGTGTACGCCTGCAAGCGGTTGCTGTGTTAATCAGTTACATCTTGGTAGCATCCGGTGCGCTGTCAGTGCTTTATTTCTCCATTAAACGATTTTTTCCCTTACCAAGATTATGGTTTCGCTGGCAATGGCTGGATAATTGGTTGTGGTGGGGATTGGGGGGATATTGCGCGGCTCTACCAATAGTTATCCTCGTGTCGTTGATTAATCAGCAGCTATGGCAAGGACAGGGTGGTAGTAACCCCTTATTACAGTTAGCTCTGGAAAGCCAAGACTTTATAGCCTTGGGGATATTTTACTTGACTGCGGCGATCGCAGCTCCCTTATTTGAAGAGGTACTGTTTCGCGGCTTTTTACTGCCCTCGTTGACTCGCTATTTACCAGTGTGGGGATCGATTCTAGCCAGTGCTTTGTTGTTTGCGATCGCTCACCTAAGTTTATCGGAAATCTTACCTCTGACAGCATTGGGGATCGTTCTCGGAGTAGTATACACGCGATCGCGCAATCTCCTGGCACCGATGCTACTCCACAGCCTCTGGAATAGTGGTACTCTACTCAGTCTGTTTCTCTTAGGTAGCAGTAATTAA
- a CDS encoding WD40 repeat domain-containing protein, which produces MDWISLLKAQQADFLQRVKKPKTYDLSLLESQVRGCHSEVMAFCGEQLAKILELSRQQAEILAKNPPPIPPEYPEPPDWTIPFPKYFQQQAEDYILREQIVERIITTRLGKLLKKFPQDTVKNMVLDDEGNLRGESKFTYLLADNPKLSVQVYVADGESFNGIKKDKIKWSVTLDDLRKHQVLIFLCLFYPSTGKLGYEKQAVIAGFLPTNQVGLTEPKMHVTPSHLLYCGGLSWYLESLTIKQDIQNDILPIVVERTIPETIQTVASDHPKKEIIGDWECWQTLKGHTRGINCLAFSSKCDNDTITPILASGSHGETKLWDLSKGDLIDTLSEYPWVLSGLIDEVSSLAFSADGQMFVTGGADSTIKLWHTGALDLIDILHKHHGVVRCVTFTRDGRMLATGGDDRKILFWDLMSRQVKAILSLDDTAAHSLLLSRDGQTLVTGSYRKIKVWHTTEPWGSKNLKDKQPLHTLMGHSHIVRALAMSADGQWLVSGSWDQTIKIWHLETGKLIRTLKGHTDKVYAIAISPDEQIIASGSADQTIKLWHLDSGELLATFTGHTDIVTALTFTSSGDMLVSGSLDKTIKIWQRS; this is translated from the coding sequence ATGGATTGGATTAGCTTACTCAAAGCTCAACAGGCTGACTTCCTTCAACGTGTGAAAAAGCCCAAAACTTACGATCTATCTTTGTTAGAAAGTCAAGTCAGAGGGTGTCACAGTGAAGTGATGGCATTTTGTGGAGAGCAATTGGCAAAAATTCTGGAATTGTCTCGCCAACAAGCCGAAATTCTTGCTAAAAATCCGCCTCCCATACCCCCTGAATATCCAGAACCCCCTGATTGGACGATTCCTTTCCCTAAATACTTCCAGCAGCAAGCAGAAGACTATATTCTGCGGGAGCAAATTGTTGAGCGCATCATCACAACGCGCTTAGGCAAGTTACTCAAGAAGTTTCCCCAAGACACCGTAAAAAATATGGTGTTAGATGATGAAGGTAACTTGCGCGGGGAAAGTAAATTTACTTATTTGCTGGCAGACAACCCTAAACTGAGTGTGCAAGTTTATGTAGCAGATGGAGAAAGTTTTAATGGGATCAAGAAAGATAAAATTAAATGGTCCGTTACTTTAGATGATTTAAGAAAACACCAAGTATTAATTTTTTTGTGTTTATTTTATCCATCTACAGGTAAGTTGGGTTATGAAAAACAAGCTGTTATTGCTGGCTTTTTACCCACAAATCAAGTCGGATTGACAGAACCCAAAATGCACGTCACCCCCAGTCATTTGTTGTATTGTGGTGGTTTGAGTTGGTATTTAGAATCACTAACCATAAAACAAGATATCCAAAATGATATTTTGCCCATCGTGGTTGAAAGAACCATACCAGAAACAATTCAGACTGTAGCATCAGACCATCCGAAAAAAGAAATTATTGGGGATTGGGAGTGTTGGCAGACATTAAAAGGACACACCAGAGGGATTAATTGTTTAGCTTTTAGTTCCAAGTGTGACAACGACACAATTACACCCATATTGGCAAGCGGTAGTCATGGAGAAACGAAGCTCTGGGATTTAAGCAAGGGTGATTTAATTGATACGTTGTCAGAATATCCTTGGGTATTGTCTGGATTAATAGATGAAGTCAGTTCCTTAGCCTTTAGTGCTGACGGACAGATGTTTGTAACTGGTGGTGCAGACTCCACAATTAAACTTTGGCATACAGGTGCATTAGATTTAATAGATATTCTGCACAAACATCATGGCGTGGTGCGTTGCGTTACTTTTACTCGTGATGGCAGAATGCTAGCCACTGGCGGCGATGACAGAAAAATTTTGTTTTGGGATTTGATGAGTCGTCAGGTAAAAGCCATCTTGTCTTTAGATGATACAGCTGCACATTCCTTACTTTTAAGCCGCGATGGACAAACTTTAGTGACTGGCAGTTATCGCAAAATCAAAGTTTGGCACACGACAGAACCGTGGGGTAGTAAGAATCTCAAAGACAAACAACCATTGCATACTCTCATGGGTCATTCTCACATTGTTCGGGCTTTAGCGATGAGTGCAGATGGCCAATGGTTAGTGAGTGGTAGCTGGGATCAGACAATTAAAATTTGGCACTTGGAGACTGGTAAATTAATTCGCACACTCAAGGGACATACAGATAAAGTGTATGCGATCGCTATTAGTCCCGATGAACAAATTATTGCTAGCGGTAGTGCTGATCAAACGATCAAATTATGGCATCTTGACTCTGGTGAGTTATTGGCTACCTTTACAGGCCATACTGATATTGTGACAGCACTAACTTTTACCAGTTCTGGCGATATGTTGGTGAGTGGCAGTCTAGATAAGACCATTAAAATTTGGCAGAGGAGTTAA
- a CDS encoding alkaline phosphatase D family protein: protein MGKRFSRRNFLKYSLATNIVIWTSEAIARKLNISLKEMQIFDIAAASAPSITTFPQSVSSGEPQTHGITLWTRIIAKSEVAKVAFEVAADSAFSQVVLQGFANTNSHCDYTVKIPLESNVLKPYTTYYYRFIFNKAVSPIGRFKTLPSPQDQTLDKIKFAYINCHDYINGYYNAYEFLAKEDIDFVVFLGDYIYETVNDTTSQREIRSLNLPSGELIASTLEDYRFLYQTYNSDPQLQRLREKFAFITIWDDHEFANDCFQANAPDQFPFYKPELRQAATQAWAEYTPISIPFSINNKNFNSLQIYRTFKFGNLLELVLTDERLYRDEPPSCDDSVTQKQRYETRKRYLVSDSPQRNDAHRTMLGHRQRDWLIKQICNSSCIWKIWGNEVMTMQLKLLSVFATLFLGQKTPDLFINLDQWDAYPAERTLLFKAIKAAKVKNFVTITGDLHTFVAGYQKLDFDDQSDQPMGVEFVVGSITASNLAERINLNSFNLPLPSIETVTTLIQLSNPHICYFNSNTHGYNIVEVTPEALICTFKVVSNIIKPGGRVSTLKVFRVPRDQVLIEDITPT from the coding sequence ATGGGTAAGCGATTTAGTAGACGAAATTTCTTAAAGTATTCACTAGCTACCAATATTGTTATATGGACAAGTGAAGCAATTGCTAGGAAGCTGAATATCAGTTTAAAGGAAATGCAAATATTTGATATTGCTGCTGCCTCTGCACCTTCAATAACTACATTTCCACAAAGCGTAAGCTCTGGAGAGCCTCAAACTCATGGCATTACTTTATGGACACGCATCATAGCTAAATCGGAAGTTGCTAAAGTTGCCTTTGAAGTGGCTGCTGATTCTGCTTTTAGTCAAGTAGTTTTACAAGGTTTTGCTAATACTAATAGTCATTGTGATTATACCGTTAAAATTCCATTAGAATCAAATGTTCTGAAACCTTACACAACTTATTATTATCGATTCATATTTAACAAAGCTGTTAGTCCTATTGGTCGTTTTAAAACTTTACCATCTCCTCAAGATCAGACATTAGATAAAATAAAATTTGCTTATATCAACTGCCATGATTATATTAATGGCTATTATAATGCCTATGAATTTTTAGCAAAAGAGGATATAGATTTTGTTGTATTTTTAGGTGACTATATTTATGAGACGGTAAATGATACTACTTCTCAAAGAGAAATACGTTCTCTGAATTTGCCTAGTGGTGAGTTAATAGCATCAACATTAGAAGATTATCGATTTCTCTACCAAACTTATAATTCTGATCCACAGCTACAAAGACTGCGGGAAAAATTTGCCTTTATTACTATTTGGGATGATCATGAGTTTGCGAATGACTGCTTTCAAGCAAATGCTCCTGATCAATTCCCTTTCTATAAACCCGAATTAAGGCAAGCAGCCACTCAAGCATGGGCTGAATATACACCTATAAGTATCCCTTTTAGTATTAACAATAAAAATTTTAACTCATTACAAATTTACCGTACATTTAAGTTTGGAAATTTGCTTGAGCTTGTGTTGACAGATGAGCGTCTATATCGTGATGAACCTCCATCTTGCGATGATTCTGTCACACAAAAACAACGTTATGAGACTAGAAAACGTTATCTTGTATCGGATAGTCCCCAGAGGAATGACGCTCATCGAACCATGCTTGGACACAGACAGCGTGACTGGTTGATCAAACAAATTTGTAATTCTTCCTGTATTTGGAAGATATGGGGCAACGAAGTGATGACAATGCAATTAAAACTTCTGTCAGTCTTTGCAACCCTATTTTTAGGGCAGAAAACTCCAGATTTGTTCATTAATCTTGATCAGTGGGATGCTTATCCTGCGGAGCGGACTTTACTATTTAAAGCGATAAAAGCAGCTAAAGTTAAAAATTTCGTCACTATTACTGGTGATCTTCATACATTTGTTGCAGGATATCAAAAACTAGATTTTGATGATCAGAGTGATCAACCTATGGGTGTAGAGTTTGTAGTTGGTTCGATCACAGCCTCTAATCTGGCAGAAAGAATTAATTTGAACTCATTTAATCTACCTTTACCTTCAATTGAAACAGTTACTACTTTAATTCAACTCAGTAATCCACACATTTGTTATTTCAATTCCAATACCCACGGCTACAATATAGTAGAAGTAACGCCAGAAGCGTTAATTTGTACTTTCAAGGTAGTCAGTAATATTATCAAACCAGGAGGGAGAGTTTCTACTCTAAAAGTTTTTCGTGTTCCCCGCGATCAAGTATTAATTGAAGATATAACACCTACTTAA
- a CDS encoding alpha/beta hydrolase, which produces MLGLQSAISNYFRHLLFCTSRFSIFLIFSSIFDSSFSLAAEQVVMRYGLFEQSITVANIRKYAQTQQVSSDLASFLGYLSPKQKQRLLEVLQIQIPLGTVAIDQLVNSETGEKALNFIAPAIARRDHAGIQALRSAIVLGAKAPKGLGIISLLEAYPSERIVINLPVALEILNKTGLLNEDTNVNEACKYIIPK; this is translated from the coding sequence ATGTTAGGTTTACAATCTGCAATTAGCAATTATTTCCGTCATCTCCTTTTTTGTACATCTAGGTTTTCAATATTTTTAATTTTTAGTAGTATTTTTGATTCATCTTTTAGTCTGGCAGCAGAGCAAGTTGTTATGAGGTATGGATTATTTGAACAATCAATTACAGTTGCCAATATCCGTAAGTATGCACAAACACAGCAAGTTTCTTCTGATTTAGCATCGTTTTTAGGTTACTTAAGCCCAAAGCAAAAGCAGAGATTACTAGAGGTACTTCAGATCCAAATACCTTTAGGTACTGTAGCGATAGATCAGCTAGTAAACTCAGAGACTGGGGAAAAAGCTCTAAATTTTATTGCCCCCGCGATCGCACGACGTGATCATGCCGGTATACAAGCACTACGTTCCGCTATCGTCCTAGGAGCAAAAGCACCAAAAGGCTTAGGAATTATCTCTCTTTTAGAAGCTTATCCCAGTGAACGAATAGTTATAAATTTACCAGTAGCTTTAGAAATTTTAAACAAAACAGGTTTGTTGAATGAAGATACAAATGTTAATGAAGCTTGCAAATATATAATTCCCAAATAG
- the ftsH gene encoding ATP-dependent zinc metalloprotease FtsH, which produces MPVETNNKNPIKPPRLRQFGGSFLILLTLLLLLNFIVPSFFGPRLPQVPYSEFIAQVQAGKVDRAVVGNDRIQYAIKAQTPEGNPIEQVFTTTPVAIDLDLPKILRENHVEFAAPPPNQNGWIGTLLSWVAPPLIFFGIWGFLINRQGGGPAALTVGKSKARIYSEGSTGVKFPDVAGVDEAKVELEEIVDFLKNAGKYTTLGAKIPKGVLLVGPPGTGKTLLAKAIAGEAGVPFFSISGSEFIELFVGVGAARVRDLFEQAKKQAPCIVFIDELDALGKSRGGAGGFVGGNDEREQTLNQLLTEMDGFDANTGVIIIAATNRPEVLDPALRRPGRFDRQVVVDRPDKIGREAILNVHARNVKLADDVDLGNIAIKTPGFAGADLANLVNEAALLAARQNRQAVVMADFNEAIERVVAGLEKRSRVLNETEKKTVAYHEVGHAIIGALMPGTGRVEKISVVPRGVGALGYTLQMPEEDRFLMIEDEIRGRIATLLGGRSAEEIIFGKVSTGASDDIQKATDLAERYVTLYGMSDQLGPVAFEKIQQQFIEGYGNPRRSISPKVAEEIDREVKQIVDNAHHIALSILQHNRELLEETAQDLLQKEILEGAALRERLNQAQVPEELAEWLRTGKLSPDKPLLQTLLV; this is translated from the coding sequence ATGCCTGTAGAAACTAATAATAAAAACCCAATCAAACCGCCTAGATTAAGGCAGTTTGGCGGCAGTTTCCTGATTTTGCTAACCTTGCTGTTACTGCTTAATTTTATTGTTCCTAGTTTTTTCGGCCCCCGGTTGCCACAAGTTCCCTATAGTGAATTTATTGCTCAAGTCCAGGCAGGTAAGGTAGACCGGGCAGTTGTCGGGAATGATCGCATTCAGTATGCTATCAAGGCTCAAACACCAGAAGGCAATCCCATTGAGCAGGTATTTACTACTACACCTGTAGCTATTGATTTAGACTTACCCAAAATTCTCCGCGAGAATCATGTTGAGTTTGCCGCACCACCACCAAACCAAAACGGTTGGATTGGGACTTTACTGAGTTGGGTGGCTCCGCCATTAATTTTCTTCGGTATTTGGGGCTTTTTAATCAATCGTCAAGGTGGTGGCCCGGCTGCTTTGACTGTGGGTAAAAGCAAAGCCCGAATTTATTCCGAAGGTAGCACTGGGGTAAAATTCCCCGATGTGGCTGGGGTAGATGAAGCCAAAGTGGAATTAGAAGAAATTGTTGATTTCCTCAAAAATGCCGGAAAATACACCACATTAGGGGCAAAAATTCCCAAGGGTGTGTTGCTAGTAGGACCACCGGGAACTGGTAAGACACTGTTAGCGAAAGCGATCGCAGGTGAAGCTGGTGTACCATTTTTCAGTATCTCTGGTTCTGAATTTATCGAGTTATTTGTCGGTGTAGGTGCGGCCCGTGTACGTGACTTGTTTGAACAAGCCAAAAAACAAGCCCCCTGTATTGTCTTTATTGATGAGTTAGACGCACTCGGTAAGTCACGCGGTGGTGCTGGTGGTTTCGTTGGTGGTAACGATGAACGTGAGCAAACCCTCAACCAGTTACTCACAGAAATGGATGGCTTTGATGCCAACACAGGGGTAATCATCATCGCTGCTACTAACCGTCCCGAAGTGCTTGATCCGGCTTTGCGCCGTCCTGGACGCTTCGACCGTCAAGTTGTGGTTGATCGCCCTGATAAAATTGGTCGAGAAGCGATTCTTAACGTCCACGCCAGAAACGTCAAATTAGCTGATGATGTGGATTTGGGTAACATTGCCATCAAAACTCCCGGCTTTGCTGGTGCAGATTTAGCTAACCTAGTTAACGAAGCCGCACTGTTAGCAGCTAGACAAAATCGCCAAGCCGTTGTGATGGCAGACTTCAACGAAGCCATTGAACGGGTTGTGGCTGGTTTAGAAAAACGCTCTCGTGTGTTGAATGAAACTGAGAAGAAGACCGTAGCCTATCACGAAGTTGGTCATGCCATTATCGGTGCATTGATGCCTGGTACTGGAAGAGTTGAAAAAATATCCGTAGTTCCCCGTGGTGTTGGCGCTTTGGGTTATACACTGCAAATGCCTGAAGAAGACCGCTTTTTGATGATTGAAGATGAAATTCGCGGCCGGATTGCTACTCTTTTGGGTGGACGTTCCGCCGAAGAAATTATCTTTGGTAAAGTCTCCACAGGTGCAAGTGACGACATTCAAAAAGCTACCGATTTAGCAGAACGCTACGTTACTTTATACGGCATGAGTGATCAACTCGGCCCCGTAGCATTTGAGAAGATTCAACAGCAATTTATTGAAGGTTACGGTAATCCTCGCCGTTCTATTAGTCCGAAAGTGGCTGAGGAAATTGACCGCGAAGTGAAGCAGATTGTGGATAATGCTCACCACATCGCCTTGAGTATTTTGCAACATAACCGTGAGTTGTTAGAAGAGACAGCCCAGGACTTGTTACAAAAAGAAATCCTCGAAGGTGCTGCACTGCGAGAACGTCTTAACCAAGCTCAAGTACCAGAGGAGCTAGCAGAATGGTTACGGACAGGTAAGCTATCACCAGATAAACCATTATTGCAAACACTTCTGGTTTAA